The DNA region TCGATCCGGCCGACCGGTTCGCCGAGCAGCTTGGTGCTCGTGCCGTAGACCGAGACACCCAGCGGGGTCTCGATGCCGATCCCGAGGATGACGTCCTGCACGGGGGTGGTCGCCGTGACGGTCACCGCGAGCGTCAGGCCCTGCCCGGGGGCGATCGACCGGACGGGTGCGCCGTCGTCGTCGAGCACCTCGACGGAGTCGACAGTGACCTGCTCAACCGGACCCTCCTCGATGGTGATCGTCTCCTTGCGGCGGTCGATCTCCTCCTGGCGGGTGTGCTCGAACTCGGTGCGCAGCGTGCGCAGGGACTCCCGCGGCTCGCCGTCGGCGATGACCCGGCCGCGCTCGAGGACGATCGCACGGTCGCAGATGTCCGCGACGGTCTCCAGCGAGTGCGTGACGAGCACGATCGTGCGGCCCTCGTGCTGGAACCCGCGGATCCGGTCCATGCACTTGCGCTGGAAGGGCTCGTCGCCGACCGCCAGCACCTCGTCGACCAGCAGGATGTCCGGGTCGACGTGCACGGCGACGGCGAAGGCCAGGCGCACGTACATGCCCGACGAGTAGAACTTCACCTGGGTGTCGATGAACGGCTCGATGCCCGAGAAGTCGACGATCGCGTCGAAGTACCTGTCGGTCTGCGCCCGCGTGATGCCGAGGATCGCGGCGTTGAGGTAGACGTTCTCGCGGCCGGTCAGGTCCGGGTGGAAGCCGGCGCCCAGCTCCAGGAGTGCGGCGAGGCGACCGCGCAGCCGGACCGACCCGCTGGTCGGCTGCATGATGCCGCCGATCATCTTGAGCAGCGTGCTCTTGCCCGAGCCGTTGGGCCCGATCAGGCCGACCGTCGTGCCGGAGCTGATCTGCATGCTCACGTCGCGCAGCGCCCAGAAGTCGTCCTTGTGCAGGTTGGACCGACCGGCGTTGACCAGGCGCTCCTTGAGGGACTTCTCCTTGCGGATGATGAAGCGCTTGGAGATCTGCTCGATCTCGATGACCGTCGTCGGCATCACAGCTCCTGGGCGAAGTTGGCCTGCAGCCGGGAGAAGACGCGCTGGCACACCCACAGCAGCACGACCGAGACGCCCAGGGTGATCCAAAGACTCTCCATGAGGTCAGCGGGATACGGCTGGTCGTCGCCGGCGACCCAGAAGGTGCGCTGGAAGCCGAGCACGACCTGGGTCATCGGGTTCGCCAGGTAGAGGCTCTGCAGCAACCCGTCGAGAACGTTGTCGACGTACTTCCAGGCGTAGATGATCGGCGAGGCCCACATCAAGATCATGATCAGGATCTCGATCAGATACTGGACGTCGCGCAGGTAGACGTTCACGGCGGCGAGCAGCAGCGCAAGGGCGGTGGACAGGACGATCAGTACGGCGAGCGCGAGGACGAAGAACCACCAGCGGTCCCCGGTCGGGAACTTGCCCAGCGCGACGGTCGCGCCGACGAGGATGCCGAGCTGGATGAGGAAGTTGAACAGCGCCGCACCGATGACGCTCAGTGGGAAGACCTCCCGCGGCAGGTACACCTTCTTGATCAGGCCGGAGTTCGTCACGATCGACCCCGTACCGCCGACGATGATGTCGCTGAAGAGCTGCCAGGCGGTCAGCCCGGTGAAGATGAAGATGGCGAAGTCCGGGGTCCCGGGCCTCCCGGGGATCTCCTCGGCTCCGAGGAACTTGCCGATCGCGATGTAGTAGACGAAGAGCATCGCCAGCGGCTTCATCAGGCTCCAGAAGAAGCCGAGGATGCTGTCCTTGTACCGCGCCTTGAGCTCGCGCCGGACGAGCAGACCGAGCAGCTCACCCTGGCCGACGATGTCGCGCAGCGACTGCACGGTGCCCTGGATGAACCCGGGTCGCGGGCCGGCGGCCCGCAGAGGCTCGGCCGCCAGGCGTGCAGCTCGAGCGTCACTCTCGTTCGTCATCCGCTCCCCGTTCTCGGATCGCCGGCACGGCCGGGCCGAAGATCGCCTCCACACACTACCCGCTGACACCGGGCGGACCGCCCCGGTCGGGCCCTCGCGCGGCCGGCTCGCCCCACCGCCGTCGAGCCGGCAAGACCAACGGCCAGGCGCCGGGTCCGTGCGGTGCGTTCCGTGGTGGAATGGACGAAGCAGCGACCGTCGCCGACCATGGAGCTCTCATGCACACCTTGCACCGCAGTGCCGCGCGTGCCTCGTTCACGGGCCTCGCGCTCACCGTGCTCCTGGGCGTCGTGGGCGCGCTGCCCGCCGGTGCCGCGACGGGCCTCGGGGCTGTCGTCGAGCCGGGCGCCGACGGCACGGCCGAGATCGCCGCTGCCGAGACCGCCCCGGCGGAGACCGCCGCTGCCGAGATCGCGGTCCCGACTGCGAGCTCGTCCGGCGTCGCGCTGGACTCCCAGGCCACCGACATCACCTTCACCGGTCACGGCTGGGGTCACGGCCGCGGGATGGGGCAGTACGGGGCCCTCGGCTACGCGGTCGACCACGGCTGGTCCTACAGCCAGATCCTCGCGCACTTCTACGGCGGGACGTCGGTCGGCAACGTGGGCAACCCGCCGATCTCGGTCGAGCTGACGGCCCTGAACGACAAGCCCCTCGTCGTCACCGGTACGAGCCTCACGATCAACGGCGTGCCCGTCCCCGCCGGCGTCCAGGGCCTCGTCGCCCGGACGAAGGCGGACGGCTCGATCCTGATCAGGTCGACGGGTGTGTGCTACGGAGAGATCGCCGACATCGGGACCTACCCGGCAGGGGTCCGGATCTCGACCACGAACCAGACGACCTTGGACGGCCTGGTGAAGGTCTGCGAGGCCTCCGGGCAGCGCGCCTACCGCGGGGACCTGTCCGTGCAGAAGCATGCGAAGACCGGGGTGCAGACCACCTTCAACCACCTTCCGCTCGAGGAGTACCTGCGCGGCGTCGTCCCGCGCGAGTCCCCGGACGGCTGGGGCACCGCCGGCGGCGGCAAGGGCATGCAGGCGCTCAAGGCGCAGGCGGTCGCGGCCCGGAGCTATGCGATCGCCGGTGGCGTCCTCGCCTCGGGCGCCAAGACGTGCGACACGACGTCCTGCCAGGTGTACGGCGGTGCCGGGTTCTGGCCGTCGGCGACCCCTCGGCTCGACGGGGACAACGCGAACGTCGCGATCGACACCACCGCCGGCGAGGTCCGGGTGATGAACGGGACCGGTGCCGTCGCGCGCACCGAGTTCAGCTCGTCGACCGGCGGCTACACGGTCGCCGGCACGTTCCCCGCCGTCGTGGACCTCGGCGACGCCTACGCGGGCAACCCCAACCACACCTGGGTCGCGACGTTCACCATCGACGAGGTCGCAGCCACGCTCGGCATCCCGGGTGTCCGCTCGATCACGGTGACCGGCCGCAACGGCCTGGGGGACTGGGGCGGGCGCGTGACCTCGGTGCTCGTCGTCGACGGGAACGGCACGAGCCACGCGTACAGCGGTGGGGAGTTCCGTTCGGCGCTGGGCACGAGCCGGTTCAAGAGCGACTGGTTCACGTTCTCCTGGAGCTCGCAGGCCGCCTCCGAGGCCGTGGTCAGGGCGCTGTACCAGGATCTCCTCGGCCGTGCCCCCGACCCGACCGGCCTCGCGGGCTGGACGACGACCCTGATGCAGGGCCAGAGCCAGTCGGCCCTGGTCGACACGTTGACCCGCAGCGACGAGTACATCTCCTCGCGGGTGACCAAGGCCTACCGGGAGGTCCTGGGTCGTGAGCCGGAGCCGGCCGGTGCGGCGGCGTGGCTCTCGGAGATCAAGGCCGGGCACGCGACCGTCGATGACGTCCAGCGCCGGTTCTACGACTCGGTCGAGTACTACGCGACGTCGGGCGGGACCCCGGAGGGGTACGTGCGCCGGCTCTACCAGACCGTCCTGAGCCGTCCGGCCGGCGACGCCGAGGTGGCCGAGTGGTCGGCCGTCTTCGCCACCCGCGGTCGTGGTGTGGTCGTCGATGCGATCTGGTTCTCGAACGAGGCGGCGCGGATCCGGGCCGGTGCGTACTACCAGACGTTCCTGGGTCGTGGTCCTGACCCGGTGGGTCTGGCCGGCTGGGCCGACGTGCTGCTGCGGCAGGGTGAGGGTGCGGTGCGGGTCGGGATCGCCGGCAGCCTCGAGTACCGCGCCCGCGCCATCGCACGGTTCCCCTGAGCCGAAGCACTGGTCGGCTGTCGCTCGACAGCCGACCGGCCGACCGGCCGACCGGCCGACCGACCGACCGGCCGATCAGTCGATCGGTCGATCAGTCGTTCGACCGATCAGCCGGTGAGGAAGTCCCACGCGTCGGCGGCGTAGTCGTCCCAGGTACGCACCGGACGATCGGCCGCGTCGCGGGTGAGCTGCGCGTGCAGGGTGTCGTCGGTGAGCAGCCGGCGCATCGCCTCGGCGATGGCGTGGTCGTCGTGCGGGTCGACGGTCAGGGCCCCGCCCTCGGTGGCGATCTCGAGCATGCTGCCGAAGTCCGAGGTGATCGCCGGGGTGCCCGCGGCGAGGGACTCGGCGACCGGGAGCCCGAAGCCCTCGTTGAGCGACGGGAAGACGGTGAACCGGGCCAGGCGGTAGGCCGCCCACAGCCGGCCGTCGGAGAGCCGTGACTCGCTGTCGACCGGCCGGCCCATCCGTTGCAGGTCGGCCAGCCGGCGGGTGAAGGCCTCGCCGCCCCAGGAGTTCCCGCCGACGAAGCTCAGGCTGAACTGCAGGCCGTCACGCCACAGCAGCTCGGCCGCGTGCAGCACGGCGAGGTGGTTCTTGCGGGGCTCGTGGCTGCCCACGACCAGGACGAGCGGCAGCCGACCGACCATGAAGCGTGCCTGGGCGGCACGCAGGTCCTCGTCGGTCGGCGCGGCGACCTCGACGGGCAGCTGGACCGCCTCGATCCGTGGGCCGGGCAGGCCGATGGCGGAGAGCATGTCCCGCCACCCGGAGTACTCGGTGCAGGCCGCCTGCGAGATCGTCGCGATGCGGTCGAAGGACCGGACGGCGGCGAGGTTCCCCGCGAAGACGCCGGCGAAGCCCAGCTGGGTCGTCTCCGCCGAGGTGATCGGGACGCAGTCGAAGCCGATCACGCCGGTGCGGTTGTCGGTGAGCTCGGCGAGGGCGAGCAGGCGGGCGCTCCGCTCGGGCTCCGCCGCGAGCTCGGGCAACACGTACGTCGCCCGCCACGGCACGACGACTGTCGCCTCGGGCCGCGCGGCGACGTCCTCCTCCGCGGTGCCCTCCTCGATCCGCTGACGCTCGACGTCGGTCAGCTCCCGCAGGGACTGGAAGCCCTGGGACCAGGACACCGGCGTGCACAGCCGGTCGCGGAGCCATCGCCGCGTGGTCCATCGTGCGACGCGCTGGATGCCGGTGGTCAGGATCGTCGAGGCGGTGTGGGCGACGTCGACCAGCACCTCGTCCGTCGCCACCCGGAGGTCCCAGGCCGCGCTCTCGTCGGTGGTGAACCGCGCCACCGAGCGCCACAGGGTCGAACCGTCGTCGAACTCGCTCCACCGCGAGACCTCGACGACGGTGGTGCGGTCGGGGAACCGGCCGGTCAGCACGGCGAGAGTCAGCCACACCTGGGAGCGGTCGCGGACGTCGACAACTCCGCCCAGCTCGCGACACAGGTCTCGCAGGGACCTGATCGACACCTGCTGGTCCGGCCCGGCTGCGGTTGCGGGCGTGCCGGTCAGCGCGGCGCGGAGCAACGGGGCACGCCGGGACCATGCGTCGAGGTGGGCTGGCGGCACGGCCGCGGGTCGAAGGGTTCGGGGTCGGGTGGCGACGACGAGGCTCCGGCGGAGACGGCGGTTCACGCGACCTCCTCCGCCCGGACCAGGAAGTTCCACAGGTCGCTCGCGTACGCGTCCCACGTCCGCACCGGTCGGGCCGCTGCCTGCGCCCGCAGCCGGGCCCGTTCGGTCGGGTCGGTGAGCAGGCGTCGGATGGCCGCCGTGATGTCGTCGTCGTCCCGCGGGTCGACCACGACGCAGCCGCCGAGCTCGGCGATCTCGAGCTGGCTGCCGAAGTTCGACGTGATCACCGGGGTGCCGCAGGCGAGCGCCTCGGTGACCGGCAGCCCGTAGCCCTCGTGCAGCGAGGCGAAGAAGACGACGTCGGCGCTGCGCATCTCCTGCAGCAGCCGTGCGTCGCTGACCCGGCCGAGTGGAGTGAGCGGGCGGCCCTGGCCGACGAGCCGTTCGATCGACGGCTTGAGCACGGCGTCGGACCATCCGCGCCCACCGGCCAGGCGGACCTCGAAGTCCAGCCCGTCGCGCCACAGGCGCGCCGCGGCGTGCAGCGCCGCACGCTGGTTCTTGTGCGGCTCCTGGCTGCCCACCAGGAGCAGCACGGGGCGCGGCCGACGACGGCGCGTCTGGGGCGCCCCGGCCAGGGGTGGCTCGCTCGCGAGCTGGACCTCGCGAACCTGCGGGCCGGGGAGGCCCTGTGCGCCGAGGGCATGGGAGAACCCGGTGAACTCGGCCGTCGCCGACCGGCTGATCCCCGCGATGCGGTGCGCCCGTTTGGCGACGGTCAGGTACTGCGCGAAGGCGACCGAGTCGGAGGCGGGACGCATCTCGGCGCTGGTGACCGGGATCATGTCGTAGCCGATCAGGGCCAGCTCGTTGCCCGAGTACGTGGCCAGGGCCGCCAGCGGTCCGCTCGCCAGGGGGTTGGGGACGTCGGCCAGGACCACCACGCTGCGCCAGGGGACGATGAGGTGCTCCTGGTAGGCGGCCTCGGTGGCTGCGTCGATCGGCACGTCCAGGCCGTAGGCGAAGACCCGGTTCGACTCGCGCGGTGCCAGCCGACGCATGCAGGTGTACGCGTCGATCCAGGCCACGGCCTCGGCGCGGTGCTCGGCTTGCCACCGCGGGATCGTCTCGCGGACCACCCGGTGGATCCCGGTGTGCGTGTCGTGCCGAGCGCAGAAGTCCACGTCGACGACGACGTCGTCAGTGACGACCGTCATGGGCAGGTCCACCCGGCCGCGGCGCGGGTCGATGAAGACCCCGGCCAGGAGCGCCGACTCGGCGTGCCCGGGGAGGGCCGTCTCGACGTAGCGGCCGAAGGCGATGAGCTGGTCGCCGGTCGGGAGGGCGCCGAAGGTCGCGGTCAGCAAGAGCCAGCGGGCATCGGCTCTGGACCGGTCGGCGCACAGCGCGATCAGGTGGGGCAGGAGGTGCGCCGTGGGGGTCCCGGGCGGTCCGTCGGGCAGGGCGCGCGTGCCGGGGTCGAGCAGCACCCGGGCAGCCTCGGTCAGGCGTTGGTCGAGAGCGGTGACTAGGTGCCGGGAGCTGCGACGGCGGGACGGCGTCCGGCTCATCGTCCACGGACCCCGTCGATGGCGCGCCGGACTGCTCGCAGCGGTGCAGTGACCCGCCAGGAGAGCGTCGCCTCCATAGCCGCGACCTGGGCGTGGAGGGCATCGAACTCCGCCCCGTTGCTGACCCCGGAGGCGTGCGTACTGGCTTCCTGGACTGCGTCAGCCCATGCGGTCAGGGCGACCGTCCGCCAGTGCGCCGCCTGGCCGCGCAGCTCCTCGCGCTCCTGCTGGGCCGTCAGCAACGGCCGGCTGATGAAGTTGTCGTGTGCGCACGCGGGGTAGGACAGGGCCGGGCGCAACTCGTCGGCCCGCTCGTCCGCGACGTAGAACCGGGACACCCCGTCGAAGAGACAGAGCTGGTAGCCGGCGGAGAGCACTGCGGGCTCCCAGGCCTCGTGGGTCGAGATCGGGGCGTTGGGCGCGGTCGCCTCGACGACCAGCACGCGTGGTCGCCACCGGGTCAGGTCGACGCTCGCGAGCACGTCCTGCTCGGCACCCTCGACGTCGACCAGCATGAAGTGGAGGTCGTCGTCGGGGGACCAGCCGGACTCCGACAGGACGTCGTCGAGCCGCTTGCTCGGCACCGTCACGTCGACGTGGTCGATCCCCTCGGAGGCGTGCATGACGCTGACGGCGTCGACCACGGTCGACAGGCCGGTGCCGGGGACCAGGTGCAGCGTGATCTCGCCGTCCGTCGTGCCGATCGCGGCCTCGACCAGCAGGTCGCGCGGGCGTTCGGCGCGCTGCAGCTCGGCGAAGTAGGGGACCGGCTCGACGGTGATCCCGCTCCAGCCCCGGTCATAGAACGCTCGCGAGACGGAGTCGATCAGCGGGTGGTTGGCGCCCACCTCGACATAGCGCCCGACGGACACGTCACGCAGGGCACGCCACAGGACGACGTCCTCGTTGTTCTGCGCATAGGAGTGGAAAGGCGAGGCGGTCGGCACGTGGCGATCATAGAGGGACCGGGCGCCACT from Cellulomonas sp. KRMCY2 includes:
- a CDS encoding glycosyltransferase encodes the protein MNRRLRRSLVVATRPRTLRPAAVPPAHLDAWSRRAPLLRAALTGTPATAAGPDQQVSIRSLRDLCRELGGVVDVRDRSQVWLTLAVLTGRFPDRTTVVEVSRWSEFDDGSTLWRSVARFTTDESAAWDLRVATDEVLVDVAHTASTILTTGIQRVARWTTRRWLRDRLCTPVSWSQGFQSLRELTDVERQRIEEGTAEEDVAARPEATVVVPWRATYVLPELAAEPERSARLLALAELTDNRTGVIGFDCVPITSAETTQLGFAGVFAGNLAAVRSFDRIATISQAACTEYSGWRDMLSAIGLPGPRIEAVQLPVEVAAPTDEDLRAAQARFMVGRLPLVLVVGSHEPRKNHLAVLHAAELLWRDGLQFSLSFVGGNSWGGEAFTRRLADLQRMGRPVDSESRLSDGRLWAAYRLARFTVFPSLNEGFGLPVAESLAAGTPAITSDFGSMLEIATEGGALTVDPHDDHAIAEAMRRLLTDDTLHAQLTRDAADRPVRTWDDYAADAWDFLTG
- a CDS encoding ABC transporter permease encodes the protein MTNESDARAARLAAEPLRAAGPRPGFIQGTVQSLRDIVGQGELLGLLVRRELKARYKDSILGFFWSLMKPLAMLFVYYIAIGKFLGAEEIPGRPGTPDFAIFIFTGLTAWQLFSDIIVGGTGSIVTNSGLIKKVYLPREVFPLSVIGAALFNFLIQLGILVGATVALGKFPTGDRWWFFVLALAVLIVLSTALALLLAAVNVYLRDVQYLIEILIMILMWASPIIYAWKYVDNVLDGLLQSLYLANPMTQVVLGFQRTFWVAGDDQPYPADLMESLWITLGVSVVLLWVCQRVFSRLQANFAQEL
- a CDS encoding FkbM family methyltransferase, whose translation is MPTASPFHSYAQNNEDVVLWRALRDVSVGRYVEVGANHPLIDSVSRAFYDRGWSGITVEPVPYFAELQRAERPRDLLVEAAIGTTDGEITLHLVPGTGLSTVVDAVSVMHASEGIDHVDVTVPSKRLDDVLSESGWSPDDDLHFMLVDVEGAEQDVLASVDLTRWRPRVLVVEATAPNAPISTHEAWEPAVLSAGYQLCLFDGVSRFYVADERADELRPALSYPACAHDNFISRPLLTAQQEREELRGQAAHWRTVALTAWADAVQEASTHASGVSNGAEFDALHAQVAAMEATLSWRVTAPLRAVRRAIDGVRGR
- a CDS encoding ABC transporter ATP-binding protein, producing the protein MPTTVIEIEQISKRFIIRKEKSLKERLVNAGRSNLHKDDFWALRDVSMQISSGTTVGLIGPNGSGKSTLLKMIGGIMQPTSGSVRLRGRLAALLELGAGFHPDLTGRENVYLNAAILGITRAQTDRYFDAIVDFSGIEPFIDTQVKFYSSGMYVRLAFAVAVHVDPDILLVDEVLAVGDEPFQRKCMDRIRGFQHEGRTIVLVTHSLETVADICDRAIVLERGRVIADGEPRESLRTLRTEFEHTRQEEIDRRKETITIEEGPVEQVTVDSVEVLDDDGAPVRSIAPGQGLTLAVTVTATTPVQDVILGIGIETPLGVSVYGTSTKLLGEPVGRIEGTRRFTFRIGDLRLGEGSYSVHGAVASVAGPELHRLPEAAVFEVTGDGRSVGFVSAATSFGTDLR
- a CDS encoding glycosyltransferase, which codes for MLLDPGTRALPDGPPGTPTAHLLPHLIALCADRSRADARWLLLTATFGALPTGDQLIAFGRYVETALPGHAESALLAGVFIDPRRGRVDLPMTVVTDDVVVDVDFCARHDTHTGIHRVVRETIPRWQAEHRAEAVAWIDAYTCMRRLAPRESNRVFAYGLDVPIDAATEAAYQEHLIVPWRSVVVLADVPNPLASGPLAALATYSGNELALIGYDMIPVTSAEMRPASDSVAFAQYLTVAKRAHRIAGISRSATAEFTGFSHALGAQGLPGPQVREVQLASEPPLAGAPQTRRRRPRPVLLLVGSQEPHKNQRAALHAAARLWRDGLDFEVRLAGGRGWSDAVLKPSIERLVGQGRPLTPLGRVSDARLLQEMRSADVVFFASLHEGYGLPVTEALACGTPVITSNFGSQLEIAELGGCVVVDPRDDDDITAAIRRLLTDPTERARLRAQAAARPVRTWDAYASDLWNFLVRAEEVA
- a CDS encoding DUF4214 domain-containing protein; its protein translation is MHTLHRSAARASFTGLALTVLLGVVGALPAGAATGLGAVVEPGADGTAEIAAAETAPAETAAAEIAVPTASSSGVALDSQATDITFTGHGWGHGRGMGQYGALGYAVDHGWSYSQILAHFYGGTSVGNVGNPPISVELTALNDKPLVVTGTSLTINGVPVPAGVQGLVARTKADGSILIRSTGVCYGEIADIGTYPAGVRISTTNQTTLDGLVKVCEASGQRAYRGDLSVQKHAKTGVQTTFNHLPLEEYLRGVVPRESPDGWGTAGGGKGMQALKAQAVAARSYAIAGGVLASGAKTCDTTSCQVYGGAGFWPSATPRLDGDNANVAIDTTAGEVRVMNGTGAVARTEFSSSTGGYTVAGTFPAVVDLGDAYAGNPNHTWVATFTIDEVAATLGIPGVRSITVTGRNGLGDWGGRVTSVLVVDGNGTSHAYSGGEFRSALGTSRFKSDWFTFSWSSQAASEAVVRALYQDLLGRAPDPTGLAGWTTTLMQGQSQSALVDTLTRSDEYISSRVTKAYREVLGREPEPAGAAAWLSEIKAGHATVDDVQRRFYDSVEYYATSGGTPEGYVRRLYQTVLSRPAGDAEVAEWSAVFATRGRGVVVDAIWFSNEAARIRAGAYYQTFLGRGPDPVGLAGWADVLLRQGEGAVRVGIAGSLEYRARAIARFP